Genomic window (Tardiphaga sp. vice304):
CATCGCGTCGGCATCCGCCGTGGAGTGCACCGCCACGGTGGCGATGCCGAGTTCCTTGCAGGCCCGCAGGATGCGCAGCGCGATCTCGCCACGGTTGGCAATCAGGATTTTCTCGAACATGTCAGTCTTGCTCCGTCGTCATCCCCGCCGAAACGCGATTGTTTCGGCTGGAGGTGCGCGCTGTTGCGCGCCTCGCAGGATGGCCGCATGCGCATGGCTCTCATCCTTCGAGGCTCGCTCAATTGGGCGAGCACCTCAGGATGACGGCTGCGTTGTTACTCGATGATGACCAGCGGCTCGCCGAATTCGACGGGCGCGCCGTCTTCGACCAGGATCTGCGTGACCGTGCCGGCGCGCGGCGCCGGGATCTGGTTCATCGTCTTCATGGCCTCGATGATGACCAGGGTCTGCCCGACGGCGACCTTGGTACCGACCTCGATGAACGGCCGGGCGCCGGGCTCCGAGGCCCAATACACCGTACCAACCATTGGCGAGGGGACCGCACCGGGATGTTTGGCGGTTTCCACCGGAGCGGCGGCGACGGCCACCGGAGCCGGGGCATATTGCGGCGCCGGCTGGTACTGCGCCGGCATCGCCGCGTTGACGCTGATACTGCGGGCTACGCGGACGCGCAGGCCGGCGCGTTCAACCTCTATCTCGGTCAAATTGGTTTCGTCGAGCAGCAGCGCCAGTTCCCGGATCATCGCGCTGTCATTGCTGGCGGTCGAAGTCGCAGTGGAAGTTTCGTCAGGCTTGCGGGCCATGGGTGCAATCCAAATTCAAGAAGGTGAGAGGAGCGTCAGGCAATCGCCGTGGCGCCGATTTTCGCGGCCAGGCCGCTGATGGCGAGGCGATAGCCTTCGATGCCGAAGCCGCACAGGCTGGCAAAGGCGGCGCGAGCGGTGAACGAGTGGTGGCGGAAATTTTCACGGGCGTGGACGTTGCTGACGTGGACTTCGACGGTCGGAATTTGCACGCCGACCAGAGCGTCGTGCAGCGCGATCGAGGTGTGCGAATAGCCGCCGGCATTGATGACGATGCCGACCGCGCCATTTTTGCGGGCCTCGTGGATGAAGTCGATCAGTTCGCCCTCGTGGTTCGACTGCCGGCAATCCGCCGACAGGCCGTAGCGCGCGGCTGCCTCGACGCAGAGTCTCTCGACATCCGCCAGCGTGGCGTGGCCATAGGTTTCCGGCTCGCGGATTCCCAGCAGATTGAGGTTGGGGCCGTTGAGCACGTAAACAATTTTTGCCATCAGGGTGTCCCGGCAGGCGCACAAGCGCGAACGTCCCGGTTTATAAGTAGAGTTGGGGGCGAGGGGAAGCCTGAACGAGCCCAGTTCCCCCAGCCAAATACCTCATTGCGTTCAGAAAAACCAATCGCAGACCGGATGTCGGCAGGCGTTAGGGGCCTTCAAGGCTTAACCGTGGCCGTCCGTCCGTCGCTTCCGGCCCGAACGACCTGACGTTATCGACGATCATACGGCCGTTTTTCGGGCCGCTAAGATCTCACTTGCCGCCCGGCAATACGTCGCTGGCGCGCACGTCGCCATTGTCGCGCTGCACCTTGTCGTCGGACGCGACGGGCTTGATGCCGGCGCCGGCTTCCGGGGGAGCAGAGGTGTCGGTGGCCTCGTCGCGGTTGACCGGGGTTGCTCGCTCGACGGGGGCGGCGGGATCCGCCGATGGAATCGTCTCAGCCGCCGCTGCCGCTGGGGCACTGCTGGGTAGCGTCGTGCCCGAACCGCTTGCCGGGGTTTGCGCCTGCATCGGAGCACTGGCGGCCATTATAACGGCGGCGACAGCGATAAGGAGCCTGTGATTCATGGGCAGTCCTGTGATGAGAAGCGGTCGAGCGGCGCCGCTGCAGAAGGGCAGGCCGGTCCACCGATCAAGTCGGCGTTAGGAATAAATTAATATTCGCGCGGCGGTGATTTGGCGTCCCCTGTTCGTTCCAGAAGAACAAACCCGGTCTCAGGCTTTGCCTTCGCAGCTGATCGGTGTCTGGTAGACCTCGGTGCCGGAATCGTCGATCACCACAACGTTCCGCGCGCTCTCGCTGACAACGTCCGTCGCGATCTGCTTGGCGATGTCGTTGGCGACGGTCATGGCCTGATCGGCGTCGTGCAGCTCCTGGCCAATGGGATCTTCGAGCCGGTAATCGTCGACGATTTCGAAATGATACTTGGGCATGCGCGTCCTCCGCAGGGGTAATGCGGGCCACGCGCGGAATGTTCCGGGTGGATCTGCGGACAGTTCGGCGGAACGATTCCCGGCAATTGCGACTTGCACCGACGAAATTTTAGAGTGCGGGCGATGACGGCGTTGCTGGAAAAGATTGTTCTCAGGTTTACCGAAGCTCCGCTGGTAGCAGGCACACGCCGCGTTGCCGACGCGCCGGCAACGGCAACCGACCGGTCGGTCACGGTCAGGAACTCGGATACGAAAACCAGCTGATCGCTGCATCGTGCAGCCCCACGAAAAAACCGGCCGCAGAGCAGCCGGTTTCTGTTGAAGACTACGCGTTGCCGGTTCAGCACATCGCCTTGCCGCAGCGCGCATTGCTGATTTTTTCCTTCAGCGCGTCGATGCCGACCGCTCCGATCACGACCTGCTTGCCGATCACATAGCTCGGCGTGCCGTTCATGCCCATCGATTCGGCGAGCTTGAAGTTCTCCTCGATCGTGGCGCGAACTTCCGGGCTTGAGAAATCCTTCTCCAGCCGGGCCATGTCGAGTCCGGCTTCCTTGGCCGCCGCCATCGAGCGGGCCTTGTCGGCCTGGCCGCGACCGCCGAGCAGCTTCTGGTGGAAGTCGAGGTACTTCTTGCCGGTCGGGTCCTGCATGCGGACGGCGACGGCGACCTGCGCGGCCTCGACCGAGCCCGGTCCGAGCACCGGGAACTCCTTCAGCACGACCTTGAGCTTCGGATCGTCCTTCATGATCTCGACCATGTCGGTCATGGCCTTCTTGCAGTAACCGCAATTGTAATCGAAGAACTCGACGAAGGTGACGTCGCCGTCCTTGTTGCCGACGGTGACGCCGCGCGGCGAATTGAAGATCAGATTGGCGTTGGCGGTCACGGCCGCGGCGTGCTTCTCGGCCTCGGCAGCAGCCTGCCGCTTGGTCAGCTCGGCGGAGACTTCCTCGAGGACTTCGGGATGCGTCAGCAGATAGTCCTTCATGATCTTCTGGATTTCGCCGCGCTGGGCGTCGTTGAAGCTCTGCGCCGAGGCCACGGCCGGCGCGCCGCACAAAGCGAGCGCCAGGGCGGCGGGGGCAAGAAAGCGGAACGAAAACATGGAAAAATTCCTTTGGGGCAAAGCGAGCCAGGATGCTGGCGGATATCCAGAGAGCTATTTAGCATTTTGCAGACGAAATACGCTCGATTTGTGAACAGGCGACGGATGCCATCGCCGCAAATCCCCGTGATCCGCCGGTCTCTGGGCAGTCCGCCCGTGCGCGGGCCGTCCGCGGCCAAGCGGCAGCGTCTTAACCTGCACCCGCATCACCTGCCAACGGGCGATTCGCCCGTCATGGCCGGTCGCCGGTCGCGCGTTGCGGTGAGGGCTGCTTTTGGAAATCGAGAACATTCCAGACTGGCGGACTGCCTTCAAGGTCTTCAACGGCAATTTGCTGCCGCTACCCCAGGCTGAGTGGAGAAAATATCGAGGCACGTTCCCATGTTGCATGCACCTGGTTTTCGCCGTCGAAGCGATCGTCGCTGTCGCGGCCCGATGGTTTCGCCGCCGGTTTCGCGGCAATGCGACGGTGAGCGCAAGATCAACAAGGTGACACGTTGAATTCATGAGGTCGTCACGTCGCGAGACTAGCTACTGCGTCGAGAGATGCAGTGAGATTTGGTTCGAGGACATTCATGATCGCAAAATCAGATCTGCCAGTTGTTGGCGCCGCGCTGTCGATGGCAACGCTTGCCATTCATCGCGACTGGATTCTCGAGAAGCAGCGCGATCTGGAGATCCAGGACTTTTTCAGAAGCGAAACACTGGATGGCGATTGGCGTGCGGTGGCCGATGGTGTTCGTCGCCTGCTTGACGGCTATACTGGCCGGCTCGGCATGCACGGTCCGTTCTGGGGTTTCAAGATCGACAGCCAGGACCCTCTGATTCGCGCCGTCGTCACCAAAAGGCTGCTGCAGGGGCTCGATGCCTGCGAGGCGATCGGGGCGACGCAGATGGTGATCCATTCGCCGTTCACGACCTGGGACTACAATAATCTGGATATCAATCCCGGTGCGCGCGAGGCTCTAGCCGAACGCGTGCATCAGACTCTCAGGGACGTGGTGCAACGCGCCGAAGGCATCGGTTGCGAGCTGGTGATCGAGAACATCGAGGACATCGACCCGATGGCGCGCGTGCTGCTGGCCCGGAGTTTCGACAGCGCCGCCGTTCGTGTCTCGATCGACACCGGGCACGCGTACTACGCGCACTTGTCCACCGGCGCGCCGCCGGTCGATTATTATGTCGATGCCGCCGGTGCAGATCTTGCCCACGTGCACATCCAGGATGCCGACGGCTATTCGGATCGTCACTGGTTGCCGGGCGACGGCACCTTGAACTGGAACGCTGTGTTCAAGGCGCTCGGCCGCCTGTCGCACCGGCCGCGACTGCTGATCGAGGTCAAGGACCAGGCCAATATTCGGCGCGGCGCCGCGCATCTGGAGGCGCTCGGTCTCGCTTTGTAGGCTGATCCTGTCGTCGTCCCTGTCTGTTCGTCTGTTTTTGTCCGATGCCAAAGGAACGCATCATGATTCGTCCCAACCGCCGTTCGATTCTCAGCCTTGGCGCCGCCGCCGCCGGTGCATTCATCCTGCCGCGTATCTCGATTGCGCAGGCCGATAACCGTCCGTCGATCACCATCGCCGTACAGAAGGTTGCCAATTCCAACACGCTCGACGTGCTGCGCGAGCAGTCCAATGTCGGCGAGCGGGTGTTCTTCTCCTCGCTGTGGGAAGCGCTGATCGGCAAGGACTGGCGCGGCGATCTCGGCATCACGCCCGGACTCGCCACAGAATGGCGCCGCATCGACGACCAGATCGTCGAGTTGAAACTTCGCCAGGGCGTCAAGTTCCACAACGGCGACGAGATGACCGCCGACGATGTGGTGTTCAGCTTCAGCCGCGAGCGCATGTTCGCCAACACCGAAGCCAAGAACCGCAGCACCATCCGCGCCAGCGAACAGATCCCGACGCCGCGGCCCGGCAAGGAATTGCCCGGCGATCTGCCGGCAGTAGCGCGCCGAATCTGGCCCGACTTGATACGCGTCGAGGCGATCGACAAGTACACTGTGCGTTTCATTAATGCGACGCCCGACGTCACGCTGGAAGGCCGGCTGTCGCGGTCCGGATCCAACATCATGAGCCGTCGCGGCTGGGACGATGCGGCGAGCTATCTCGATTGGGCGCGCAAGCCGATCACCACCGGACCCTACATGGTGGCGGAGTACAGACCCGACGTATCGCTGACGCTGGTGGCGCATGACGAATACTGGGGCGGTCGCCCGCCGATCAAGCAGATCCGCTTTGTCGAGGTCCCAGAAGTGTCGAGCCGGGTGAACGGACTGGTGTCCGGCCAGTACCAGTTCGCCTGCGATATTCCACCGGACCAGATTGCCGGCATCGAAAAGAACGCCGGCTTCGAGGTGCAGGGCGGCACCATCGCCAACCACCGCCTCACGGTGTTCGACAAGAACCATGCGCAACTGGCCAATCCGCTGGTGCGCCGCGCTTTCACCCATGCGATCGACCGGCAGGCGATCGTCGATAGCCTGTGGGCCGGCCGCACCCGGGTGCCGAACGGGTTGCAGTGGGAATTCTACGGCGACATGTTCCATGCCGACTGGACAGTCCCGGAATACAACCCGAAGCTGGCGCAGGATCTGCTGAAGCAGGCCAACTACAAAGGCGACCCGATCCCGTACCGGCTGCTCAACAACTACTACACTAACCAGGTGCCGACCTCGCAGGTGCTGGTGGAAATGTGGAAGGCCGTCGGCCTCAACGTCCAGATCGAGACCAAGGAAAACTGGACCCAGATCATGGAGCGTACGCCGACGCGCGCGGTGCGCGACTGGTCGAATTCGGGGCCGTTCAACGATCCGGTGTCGTCGATCCTGGCTCAGCACGGTCCAAATGGACAGCAGCAGCAGATCGGCGAGTACGCTAACGTCGAAGCCAATGCGCTGTGCGAATTACTGGAGACCTCGACCGATCGCCCGAAGCGCCGCCTTGCGTTCCGCCGCATGCTCGAAATTCTCGAGCGCGAAGATCCCGCCTATACGGTGCTGCACCAGAACGCCACCTTCACCGCGAAGCCGAAATCCATCAAATGGAAGGCCTCTCCGGCCTTTGCGATGGATTTCCGTCCCGGCAATTTCGGGAGCTGAGCGATGCAGCCGCTGATCGCGATCGATGCGCTGACCGTCGCCTTCAGGGGCGTGAAGGTGCTGGACGGCGTCAGCCTTGAAGTGCGTCGCGGCGAGGCCATTGGTCTCGTCGGCGAGTCCGGCTCCGGCAAGTCGGTGACCTGGCTGGCGGCGCTCGGCCTGCTGCCGAACACCGCCACCGTAAGTGGCAGCGTTAAACTGGAAGGCGCCGAACTTGTCGGCGCATCGCCCGCCGCCCTGGCCAAGGTCCGCGGCGGCAAGGTCGCCATGATCTTTCAGGATCCGGCGAGTGCCCTCAATCCGGTGCTCAGCATCCGCCGGCAGATCAGCGAAACCCTTGCGCTGCATGGCGGCTTGTCGGGAACGGCGATCCACGCCGAAGCCAAACGGCTGCTCGATCTGGTCGGTATTCCCGATGCGGAACGCAGGTTGTCGGCCTATCCGCATGAATTCTCCGGCGGCCAGAGCCAGCGCATCATGATCGCCATGGCGCTGGCGGGGAATCCCGATCTGCTGATCGCCGACGAGCCGACGACGGCGCTGGACGCGACGATCCAGGCGCAGATCCTCGAATTGATCTGGCGCGTGCGCCGCGAGACCGGCATGGCCATCGTGCTGATCAGCCATGATCTCGGCGTGGTGGCGGAAAACTGCGACCGCGTCGCCGTGATGTATGCCGGGCGCATCGTCGAGGAAGCGCCGGCGGCGGAGCTATTCGACGATCCCCTTCATCCTTATGCCGCGGGCCTCGTCGGATCGCTGCCGACCATGGACGGCCCGCGGCGCCGGCTGACGGCTATCGCCGGCACCGTGCCTGATCCCAAGGCCATGCCGCCGGGCTGTGCGTTCGCGCCGCGCTGCGGTTTGGCCGGCGCCGCGTGCCGGACCACGCCGCCGCTTCGTGTGATCGGCGACAACCGGCGGATCGCCTGTGTCACTGACCGGTACGCGGCCGCGACCATTCGTTTCGGCCAGGCTGCCGAATGACGCCGTTGGTGAGTGTCGACGGACTGGTGCGCAGCTATCGCATGAAGGCCGGCATGTTCGGTCATGCGCGTGAGGTTCGTGCGGTCGACGGGGTGAGCTTTGCCATCGGTCGCGGCAAAACACTTGGCCTGGTCGGAGAATCCGGCTCGGGCAAAATCGACCACCGGGCGGCTGGTGCTCGGTCTGGAGAACCCCGATGCGGGAGCGGTCGGTTTTGACGGCGCGCCGCTGGCGGCCGTGGACAGCGCGGCGTGGCGAACGTCTCGGGCGCGCATGCAGATGATCTTCCAGAATCCGCTCGGTGCCCTCGACCGGTTGCTGCCGATTGCCACCCAATTGCGTGAGCCGCTCGATGTCCACCGCATCGGCGACGCGGCATCGCGCACCGCGCGGGTTGCGGATCTGATGCGCAG
Coding sequences:
- the accB gene encoding acetyl-CoA carboxylase biotin carboxyl carrier protein — encoded protein: MARKPDETSTATSTASNDSAMIRELALLLDETNLTEIEVERAGLRVRVARSISVNAAMPAQYQPAPQYAPAPVAVAAAPVETAKHPGAVPSPMVGTVYWASEPGARPFIEVGTKVAVGQTLVIIEAMKTMNQIPAPRAGTVTQILVEDGAPVEFGEPLVIIE
- a CDS encoding ABC transporter substrate-binding protein, coding for MIRPNRRSILSLGAAAAGAFILPRISIAQADNRPSITIAVQKVANSNTLDVLREQSNVGERVFFSSLWEALIGKDWRGDLGITPGLATEWRRIDDQIVELKLRQGVKFHNGDEMTADDVVFSFSRERMFANTEAKNRSTIRASEQIPTPRPGKELPGDLPAVARRIWPDLIRVEAIDKYTVRFINATPDVTLEGRLSRSGSNIMSRRGWDDAASYLDWARKPITTGPYMVAEYRPDVSLTLVAHDEYWGGRPPIKQIRFVEVPEVSSRVNGLVSGQYQFACDIPPDQIAGIEKNAGFEVQGGTIANHRLTVFDKNHAQLANPLVRRAFTHAIDRQAIVDSLWAGRTRVPNGLQWEFYGDMFHADWTVPEYNPKLAQDLLKQANYKGDPIPYRLLNNYYTNQVPTSQVLVEMWKAVGLNVQIETKENWTQIMERTPTRAVRDWSNSGPFNDPVSSILAQHGPNGQQQQIGEYANVEANALCELLETSTDRPKRRLAFRRMLEILEREDPAYTVLHQNATFTAKPKSIKWKASPAFAMDFRPGNFGS
- a CDS encoding ABC transporter ATP-binding protein, giving the protein MQPLIAIDALTVAFRGVKVLDGVSLEVRRGEAIGLVGESGSGKSVTWLAALGLLPNTATVSGSVKLEGAELVGASPAALAKVRGGKVAMIFQDPASALNPVLSIRRQISETLALHGGLSGTAIHAEAKRLLDLVGIPDAERRLSAYPHEFSGGQSQRIMIAMALAGNPDLLIADEPTTALDATIQAQILELIWRVRRETGMAIVLISHDLGVVAENCDRVAVMYAGRIVEEAPAAELFDDPLHPYAAGLVGSLPTMDGPRRRLTAIAGTVPDPKAMPPGCAFAPRCGLAGAACRTTPPLRVIGDNRRIACVTDRYAAATIRFGQAAE
- the aroQ gene encoding type II 3-dehydroquinate dehydratase, with protein sequence MAKIVYVLNGPNLNLLGIREPETYGHATLADVERLCVEAAARYGLSADCRQSNHEGELIDFIHEARKNGAVGIVINAGGYSHTSIALHDALVGVQIPTVEVHVSNVHARENFRHHSFTARAAFASLCGFGIEGYRLAISGLAAKIGATAIA
- a CDS encoding DsbA family protein yields the protein MFSFRFLAPAALALALCGAPAVASAQSFNDAQRGEIQKIMKDYLLTHPEVLEEVSAELTKRQAAAEAEKHAAAVTANANLIFNSPRGVTVGNKDGDVTFVEFFDYNCGYCKKAMTDMVEIMKDDPKLKVVLKEFPVLGPGSVEAAQVAVAVRMQDPTGKKYLDFHQKLLGGRGQADKARSMAAAKEAGLDMARLEKDFSSPEVRATIEENFKLAESMGMNGTPSYVIGKQVVIGAVGIDALKEKISNARCGKAMC
- a CDS encoding DUF6894 family protein, whose protein sequence is MPKYHFEIVDDYRLEDPIGQELHDADQAMTVANDIAKQIATDVVSESARNVVVIDDSGTEVYQTPISCEGKA
- a CDS encoding sugar phosphate isomerase/epimerase family protein — protein: MIAKSDLPVVGAALSMATLAIHRDWILEKQRDLEIQDFFRSETLDGDWRAVADGVRRLLDGYTGRLGMHGPFWGFKIDSQDPLIRAVVTKRLLQGLDACEAIGATQMVIHSPFTTWDYNNLDINPGAREALAERVHQTLRDVVQRAEGIGCELVIENIEDIDPMARVLLARSFDSAAVRVSIDTGHAYYAHLSTGAPPVDYYVDAAGADLAHVHIQDADGYSDRHWLPGDGTLNWNAVFKALGRLSHRPRLLIEVKDQANIRRGAAHLEALGLAL